From Bradyrhizobium symbiodeficiens, the proteins below share one genomic window:
- a CDS encoding aldo/keto reductase — protein MQYRQLGRSGLKVSPICLGTMMFGGPTDEATSRRIIDKAHGAGINFIDTADAYSKGGSEEVVGRAIASNRHAWVLATKLANPMNTGMGNDPNRGGLSRRWVLQAADESLKRLGTDHIDIYYLHKEDHATPLEETVRAMGDLIRAGKVRYFGVSNYRAWRVAEICNICDRLGIDRPAVSQPYYNAMNRMPEVEHFPACSYYGLGIVPYSPLARGVLTGKYKPDAAPDKETRAGRNDTRMMQTEWRPESLQLAQEIKHHAEKKGITAGQFAVAWVLNSAFVSSIVAGPRTEEQWDGYISALDYRFTAEDEALIDRLVVPGHPSTPGYNDPAYPIEGRRARTA, from the coding sequence ATGCAATACCGTCAGCTCGGCCGCAGCGGCCTGAAAGTGTCGCCGATTTGTCTGGGCACCATGATGTTCGGCGGCCCCACGGATGAAGCCACGTCAAGACGGATCATCGACAAGGCGCACGGCGCCGGGATCAATTTCATCGACACGGCGGACGCTTATTCGAAGGGCGGCTCCGAGGAGGTCGTCGGCCGCGCCATCGCGAGCAATCGCCACGCCTGGGTGCTCGCGACGAAACTCGCCAACCCCATGAACACCGGGATGGGCAACGATCCCAATCGCGGCGGGCTGTCACGTCGCTGGGTATTGCAAGCCGCCGATGAGAGCTTGAAGCGGCTCGGCACCGACCACATCGACATCTACTATCTGCACAAGGAGGACCATGCGACGCCACTGGAGGAGACGGTGCGCGCGATGGGCGATCTGATCCGCGCCGGCAAGGTGCGCTATTTCGGCGTGTCGAACTATCGCGCCTGGCGCGTCGCCGAGATCTGCAACATCTGCGACCGCCTCGGCATCGACCGGCCCGCGGTGAGCCAGCCCTATTACAATGCCATGAACCGCATGCCCGAGGTCGAGCACTTCCCGGCCTGCTCCTATTACGGCCTCGGCATCGTGCCCTACAGTCCGCTGGCGCGCGGCGTGCTCACCGGCAAGTACAAGCCGGATGCCGCCCCCGACAAGGAGACGCGCGCCGGCCGCAACGACACCCGCATGATGCAAACCGAATGGCGGCCGGAATCGCTGCAGCTCGCGCAGGAGATCAAGCATCACGCCGAGAAGAAGGGCATCACCGCCGGCCAGTTCGCGGTCGCCTGGGTGCTCAACTCCGCCTTCGTCTCCTCGATCGTCGCGGGTCCGCGCACCGAGGAGCAATGGGACGGCTACATCAGCGCGCTCGACTATCGCTTCACCGCGGAGGACGAGGCCCTGATCGACCGGCTGGTCGTGCCGGGCCATCCCTCGACGCCGGGCTACAACGACCCGGCCTATCCGATCGAAGGCCGCCGCGCGCGGACGGCGTGA
- a CDS encoding TRAP transporter permease: MLQAEGTATAPDKIKVEFDNFEHGFPEGFGPRGWGALAYWIGIAFAVFQLYVAAFNYLPSQVVRGVHVGFLVLLTFGLIANFTAKSNFGRALGWAIGGAGFLCGLYQWIFYADLIARDGDPTRLDLVVGTVLAVLIFEGTRRLMGAALPLMCGACLVYWFFGQYLPSPLNHRGYDFDQIITHLSFGTEGFYGVPIYVSATYIFLFILFGSFLERAGMIQLFTDVSLGLFGRTRGGPAKVAVFASGMMGTISGSGVANVVTVGQFTIPLMIRFGYRRAFAAGVEATASMGGQIMPPVMGAVAFIMAETLGVQYSEIVKAAAIPAILYFASAFWMVHLEAGKHGLVGMKRSEIPSAWKALVTRWYLVLPLAALVYMLFEGFTPLYAGSMGLALTVALILGTAITTGASSVAIRYIFWIGLALVVAALSRDGLQIVPVASVVVGLIVITAFVRGGFKALRDCRDALAESAKSAITVGMACAIVGVIIGMMSQTGVGTIFGGWVIGLGEKSLFLALIMTMLLSILLGTGIPTIPTYIITAALAAPALAKLGVPLIASHMFAFYYGIMADLSPPVALAALAAAPIAKENPDKIGWEAMRIALAGYVIPFIFVYSPALMLQAGDPMAAKLGFYGAVALASVKALVAIALFGMVAIGFLFTRLTLIERLVALGAAFCLLGDFQLSDTTGFVLAAAIVLWQWRQRPPAPVEAV; the protein is encoded by the coding sequence ATGTTGCAGGCAGAGGGCACGGCGACGGCGCCCGACAAGATCAAGGTCGAGTTCGACAATTTCGAGCACGGTTTCCCGGAAGGCTTCGGTCCGCGCGGGTGGGGCGCGCTCGCCTATTGGATCGGCATTGCCTTCGCCGTCTTCCAGCTCTATGTCGCCGCTTTCAACTATCTGCCGAGCCAGGTGGTGCGCGGCGTCCATGTCGGCTTCCTCGTCCTGCTCACCTTCGGCCTGATCGCCAACTTCACCGCGAAGAGCAATTTCGGCCGCGCGCTCGGCTGGGCGATCGGCGGCGCCGGCTTTCTCTGCGGGCTCTACCAGTGGATATTCTACGCCGATCTCATCGCGCGCGACGGCGACCCGACGCGGCTCGATCTCGTGGTCGGAACGGTGCTGGCCGTGCTGATCTTCGAGGGTACGCGGCGACTGATGGGCGCGGCGCTGCCGCTGATGTGCGGCGCGTGCCTCGTCTACTGGTTCTTCGGCCAGTATCTGCCGTCGCCGCTCAACCATCGCGGCTACGATTTCGATCAGATCATCACGCATCTGTCGTTCGGCACCGAGGGCTTCTACGGCGTGCCGATCTACGTATCGGCGACCTATATCTTCCTGTTCATATTGTTCGGTTCGTTCCTGGAGCGCGCCGGCATGATCCAGCTCTTCACCGACGTTTCGCTCGGCCTGTTCGGCCGCACCCGCGGCGGACCTGCGAAGGTCGCGGTATTCGCCTCGGGCATGATGGGCACGATCTCGGGTTCGGGCGTCGCCAATGTCGTGACCGTCGGCCAGTTCACGATTCCCTTGATGATCAGGTTCGGCTATCGCCGCGCGTTCGCCGCCGGCGTCGAGGCCACGGCTTCGATGGGCGGGCAGATCATGCCGCCTGTGATGGGCGCGGTCGCCTTCATCATGGCCGAGACCCTCGGCGTGCAATATTCCGAGATCGTCAAGGCGGCTGCGATTCCCGCCATCCTCTATTTCGCGTCCGCGTTCTGGATGGTGCATCTGGAAGCCGGCAAGCACGGCCTCGTCGGCATGAAGCGCTCGGAGATCCCGAGCGCCTGGAAGGCGCTGGTGACGCGCTGGTACCTCGTGCTGCCGCTTGCCGCGCTCGTCTACATGCTGTTCGAGGGTTTTACGCCGCTCTATGCCGGCAGCATGGGCCTCGCGCTGACCGTAGCGCTGATCCTCGGCACCGCCATCACGACGGGCGCGTCGTCGGTGGCGATCCGCTACATCTTCTGGATCGGGCTTGCGCTCGTCGTCGCCGCGCTGTCGCGTGATGGCCTGCAGATCGTCCCGGTCGCCAGCGTCGTCGTCGGGTTGATCGTGATCACGGCGTTCGTGCGCGGCGGGTTCAAGGCCTTGCGCGATTGTCGCGATGCGCTGGCCGAAAGCGCGAAGTCCGCCATCACCGTCGGCATGGCCTGCGCCATCGTCGGCGTCATCATCGGCATGATGTCGCAGACCGGCGTCGGCACCATCTTCGGCGGCTGGGTGATCGGGCTCGGCGAGAAGAGTCTGTTCCTGGCGCTGATCATGACCATGCTGCTGTCGATCCTGCTCGGCACCGGCATTCCGACCATCCCGACCTACATCATCACCGCCGCGCTCGCCGCGCCCGCGCTGGCAAAGCTCGGTGTGCCGCTGATCGCGAGCCACATGTTCGCGTTCTACTACGGCATCATGGCCGACCTCTCGCCGCCGGTGGCGCTGGCGGCGCTCGCGGCGGCGCCGATCGCCAAGGAGAATCCGGACAAGATCGGCTGGGAGGCGATGCGCATCGCGCTCGCCGGCTACGTCATCCCCTTCATCTTCGTCTATTCGCCGGCCTTGATGCTGCAGGCTGGCGATCCCATGGCGGCCAAGCTCGGCTTCTATGGCGCGGTGGCATTGGCGAGCGTGAAAGCCTTGGTGGCGATCGCCCTGTTCGGCATGGTGGCGATCGGTTTCCTGTTCACGCGGCTGACGCTGATCGAACGCCTGGTCGCGCTCGGCGCCGCGTTCTGCCTGCTCGGCGACTTCCAGCTCAGCGACACCACGGGCTTCGTGCTCGCTGCGGCCATCGTGCTGTGGCAATGGCGGCAGCGCCCGCCTGCGCCTGTCGAGGCGGTGTGA
- a CDS encoding NUDIX hydrolase: MRPFGDATRRNIEAACASFARLPDEAAPSALKRAAVVLALTEANDGDDTAFLLTKRASSLRAHRGQWALPGGRCDAGETPVEAALRELDEELALKLSADAVLGLLDDYPTRSGYLITPVVVWAADSAAIRPNPDEVASVHRIGLDTIERDEAFDFTAIPESTRRVIRFHHQMSLIHAPTAALIYQFREVLAGRQTRVTELEQPVFAWK; the protein is encoded by the coding sequence ATGAGACCTTTCGGCGATGCCACCAGACGGAATATCGAAGCCGCCTGCGCCTCCTTCGCGCGACTGCCTGACGAGGCTGCGCCGTCGGCGCTGAAGCGCGCCGCGGTGGTGCTGGCGCTGACTGAAGCCAATGATGGTGATGACACCGCCTTCCTGCTCACCAAGCGCGCATCGAGCTTGCGCGCGCATCGCGGCCAGTGGGCGCTGCCCGGCGGACGCTGCGATGCCGGCGAGACGCCGGTCGAGGCGGCGCTGCGGGAGCTGGATGAAGAGCTCGCGCTGAAGCTTTCGGCCGACGCGGTGCTCGGTCTGCTCGACGATTATCCGACCCGTTCCGGCTATCTGATCACGCCCGTGGTGGTGTGGGCGGCCGATAGTGCCGCGATCCGGCCGAACCCGGATGAGGTCGCTTCCGTCCATCGCATTGGGCTCGACACGATCGAGCGCGACGAGGCCTTCGATTTCACAGCGATCCCCGAGAGCACCCGCCGCGTCATCCGCTTCCATCACCAGATGAGCCTGATCCATGCGCCGACGGCGGCCCTGATCTACCAGTTCCGCGAGGTGCTGGCCGGGCGGCAGACCCGCGTCACTGAGCTGGAACAGCCGGTATTCGCCTGGAAATGA
- a CDS encoding PaaI family thioesterase: protein MTNKAAARLKSEGWSILETTGFMHLIGPLWERKVDGHHEFALATEDKHHNRRGMVQGGVMMTFADRTCGMAARYGSGKEYLATVQLDTHFVEAGKIGDILISRPRVVRSTRSLIFMSTEVTVDGRCLVMANGVFKILKGPG from the coding sequence ATGACCAACAAGGCCGCCGCAAGGCTGAAATCAGAGGGCTGGAGCATCCTCGAAACCACCGGCTTCATGCACCTGATCGGCCCGCTGTGGGAGCGCAAGGTCGACGGTCATCACGAATTCGCACTCGCCACCGAGGACAAGCACCACAACCGCCGCGGCATGGTCCAGGGCGGCGTGATGATGACTTTCGCAGACCGCACCTGCGGCATGGCCGCCCGCTACGGCTCGGGCAAGGAATACTTGGCGACCGTGCAGCTCGACACGCATTTCGTCGAAGCCGGCAAGATCGGCGACATCCTGATCTCCCGCCCTCGCGTGGTGCGCTCGACCCGCAGCCTGATCTTCATGAGCACCGAGGTGACAGTGGATGGTCGCTGCCTCGTGATGGCGAACGGCGTGTTCAAGATCTTGAAGGGGCCGGGGTAG
- a CDS encoding tetratricopeptide repeat protein: MALEDRYGLPLSTTSDAAASAYREGVDLMLAGWTGTAEMLEHAIAADPDFALPHIARARVHAFYQQGDLARGKAAHARELVAKRGTERERSHVETLALAIEGRLPEAIASTLRHIESWPRDALILSLPLGAFGLFAFSGMADHDRARHELCERLARHYGEDWWFLTMAGWAMTENGDVARGRAVTERGFNLRRANAHAAHAVLHAMFEDGSIEAADRLVDDWIPSYDRAGILHGHIRWHQALGALEHGDAARALSIYADVLQPSVTQAPPLNLVTDAASLLWRLSAYGHTVPKALWLDADASAQKLFPKSGLSFADIHMALFAAATQNHAALGARLATIEQRLAEGKLPAGPVVPAIFRALAAFAEEDYGTCAQTLASVLGEVVRIGGSHAQRELIEDTYIVALMRSGELARARAVLDARLHRRPSLRDTRWQAATG; the protein is encoded by the coding sequence ATGGCGCTCGAAGACCGCTACGGCCTGCCGCTCTCCACCACCTCCGATGCGGCCGCATCCGCCTATCGCGAGGGTGTCGATCTCATGCTCGCGGGGTGGACCGGCACGGCGGAGATGCTGGAGCACGCGATTGCGGCCGACCCGGACTTTGCGCTTCCCCATATCGCCCGCGCCCGCGTGCACGCTTTCTACCAGCAGGGCGATCTGGCCCGAGGCAAGGCGGCGCACGCGCGCGAGCTGGTCGCCAAACGCGGCACGGAGCGCGAGCGCTCGCATGTCGAGACGCTGGCGTTGGCGATCGAAGGCCGGCTGCCGGAGGCGATCGCATCGACGCTGAGACACATCGAGAGCTGGCCGCGCGATGCCTTGATACTGTCGCTGCCGCTCGGCGCGTTCGGCCTGTTCGCCTTCTCCGGCATGGCCGACCACGACCGCGCGCGGCATGAGCTGTGCGAGCGGCTCGCGCGGCATTACGGCGAGGACTGGTGGTTTCTCACCATGGCCGGCTGGGCGATGACGGAGAATGGCGACGTGGCACGCGGCCGCGCCGTGACCGAGCGCGGCTTCAATTTACGCCGGGCCAACGCCCACGCCGCGCATGCGGTGCTGCACGCAATGTTCGAGGACGGCTCGATCGAGGCGGCCGACCGCCTCGTCGACGACTGGATTCCCTCTTACGACCGCGCCGGAATCCTGCACGGCCACATCCGCTGGCATCAGGCGCTCGGCGCACTCGAGCATGGCGATGCGGCGCGCGCGTTGTCGATCTATGCCGACGTGCTTCAGCCTTCCGTCACGCAGGCGCCGCCGCTCAACCTCGTCACCGACGCGGCGTCGCTGCTGTGGCGCCTGTCGGCTTACGGACACACCGTGCCGAAGGCGCTGTGGCTCGACGCCGACGCCAGCGCGCAAAAGCTGTTTCCGAAGTCGGGCCTGTCCTTCGCCGACATCCACATGGCCCTGTTCGCGGCGGCGACGCAAAACCACGCCGCGCTCGGCGCGCGCCTTGCGACCATCGAGCAGCGCCTCGCCGAGGGAAAGCTGCCGGCCGGCCCCGTGGTGCCCGCGATCTTCCGCGCGCTGGCGGCCTTTGCCGAGGAGGATTACGGGACTTGCGCGCAAACGCTCGCGTCCGTTCTCGGCGAGGTCGTGCGGATCGGCGGCAGCCACGCCCAGCGCGAGTTGATCGAGGACACCTACATCGTCGCGCTGATGCGCAGCGGCGAGCTCGCCCGCGCCCGTGCCGTGCTGGATGCCCGCCTGCACCGCCGGCCCTCCCTTCGCGATACGCGCTGGCAGGCGGCCACGGGTTAG
- a CDS encoding DUF1850 domain-containing protein → MAAAPACACRGGVSLCFATAGGVKALALSAFTLVWTHSIAKVDWQEDWRVTPAGLELVQARVKGTGPGMEPPPEARLVDGWFQWQPKRAAMPEVVLGNSGAAGEWRLCHDGQCRTLSEIVGHPIGANVTTMKVCKDP, encoded by the coding sequence ATGGCGGCAGCGCCCGCCTGCGCCTGTCGAGGCGGTGTGAGCCTCTGCTTCGCCACCGCCGGCGGCGTGAAGGCGCTGGCGCTCTCCGCGTTCACGCTCGTCTGGACGCATTCGATCGCGAAGGTCGACTGGCAGGAGGACTGGCGCGTCACCCCCGCCGGCCTCGAACTGGTGCAGGCCCGCGTCAAGGGCACCGGCCCCGGCATGGAGCCGCCGCCCGAGGCGCGGCTGGTCGACGGCTGGTTTCAGTGGCAACCGAAGCGCGCAGCCATGCCGGAGGTCGTGCTCGGCAATTCGGGCGCGGCCGGGGAATGGCGCCTGTGCCATGACGGACAATGCCGGACGCTGTCGGAGATTGTCGGGCATCCCATTGGTGCTAACGTCACCACGATGAAGGTCTGCAAGGATCCGTAG
- a CDS encoding SDR family NAD(P)-dependent oxidoreductase, whose protein sequence is MERLKGKVAMVVGAGSIGPGWGNGKATAVTFAREGAQVFCVDRNGAAAEETAKIITGEGGKAIAFTADVSRASEIEAMVAACLKAYGRIDVLDNNVGIAEMGSVVEVTEESWDRVFSVNLKSAYFAMKHVIPVMVKQGGGSIINISSIASIRHVGISYVSYNASKAAMNQLTRSTAVEFAKSHVRVNAILPGLMKTPMVEHSAGLANSYAKGDVEAMWRARDAQVPMGHMGEAWDVANAALFLASDESKYVTGIELVVDGGITCKAGA, encoded by the coding sequence ATGGAGCGACTCAAGGGCAAGGTTGCGATGGTGGTGGGGGCCGGTTCGATCGGACCGGGCTGGGGCAACGGCAAGGCCACCGCGGTGACCTTTGCGCGCGAGGGCGCGCAGGTGTTTTGCGTCGACCGCAACGGCGCCGCGGCCGAGGAGACTGCGAAGATCATTACCGGCGAAGGCGGCAAGGCGATCGCCTTCACGGCCGACGTGTCCCGCGCGAGCGAGATCGAGGCGATGGTGGCGGCGTGCCTGAAGGCCTATGGCCGCATCGATGTGCTCGACAACAATGTCGGCATCGCCGAGATGGGCAGCGTGGTCGAGGTCACCGAGGAGAGCTGGGACCGCGTCTTCAGCGTCAACCTCAAGAGCGCCTATTTCGCCATGAAGCACGTCATTCCCGTAATGGTGAAGCAGGGCGGCGGCTCGATCATCAACATCTCCTCGATCGCCTCGATCCGTCATGTCGGGATTTCCTATGTCAGCTACAACGCCAGCAAAGCGGCGATGAACCAGCTGACGCGCTCCACCGCGGTCGAGTTCGCGAAGAGCCATGTGCGGGTGAATGCAATCCTGCCCGGCCTGATGAAGACGCCGATGGTGGAGCACTCGGCGGGTCTTGCCAACAGCTACGCCAAGGGCGACGTCGAAGCGATGTGGCGCGCCCGCGATGCGCAGGTGCCGATGGGCCACATGGGCGAGGCCTGGGACGTCGCCAACGCGGCGCTGTTCCTGGCGTCGGACGAGTCGAAATATGTGACGGGGATCGAGCTGGTGGTGGACGGCGGGATCACGTGCAAGGCGGGGGCGTAG
- a CDS encoding TAXI family TRAP transporter solute-binding subunit, giving the protein MKRTIFGAAAALALAASAPCAQAQSFINVLTGGTSGVYYPLGVAIGKIYGDKIPNVKTQVQATKASVENLILLQQGRGELAFTLGDSLKSAWNGEEEAGFKTKLDKLRTIGAIYPNYIQIVATADSGIKTLADLKGKSLSVGAPKSGTELNSRAILAAAGMSYKDLGKVEYLPFAESVDLMKNRQLAATLQSAGLGVASLKDLSTSSPITVVSVPKETVDKIGPPFVSAIIPANTYSGQDKDVPTAAVINYLVTSSAVSDDLAYQMTKLVYESLPELQNAHAAGKEIKLETAATGSPVPLHPGAIRYYKEKGLIK; this is encoded by the coding sequence ATGAAACGGACCATTTTCGGCGCGGCCGCGGCTCTTGCTCTGGCGGCGTCGGCACCTTGCGCGCAGGCGCAATCCTTCATCAACGTGCTGACCGGCGGCACCTCCGGCGTCTATTATCCGCTCGGGGTCGCGATCGGGAAGATCTACGGCGACAAGATTCCGAACGTGAAGACGCAGGTGCAGGCTACCAAGGCGTCGGTCGAGAATCTGATCCTTCTGCAGCAGGGCCGCGGTGAGCTGGCGTTCACGCTGGGTGACTCGCTGAAGTCCGCCTGGAACGGCGAGGAGGAGGCGGGTTTCAAGACCAAGCTCGACAAGCTCCGCACCATCGGCGCGATCTATCCGAACTACATCCAGATCGTCGCCACCGCGGACAGCGGCATCAAGACGCTGGCTGACCTCAAGGGCAAGAGCCTCTCCGTCGGTGCACCGAAATCCGGCACCGAGCTGAATTCGCGTGCGATCCTGGCCGCCGCCGGCATGAGCTACAAGGATCTCGGCAAGGTCGAATATCTGCCGTTCGCAGAATCCGTCGATCTCATGAAAAACCGCCAGCTCGCAGCGACGCTGCAATCGGCCGGCCTCGGTGTCGCCTCGCTGAAGGATCTGTCGACCTCGAGCCCGATCACGGTGGTGTCGGTGCCGAAGGAGACCGTCGACAAGATCGGCCCGCCCTTCGTCTCCGCGATCATTCCGGCCAACACCTATAGCGGCCAGGACAAAGACGTGCCGACGGCGGCCGTGATCAACTATCTCGTCACGAGCTCTGCCGTGTCCGACGATCTCGCCTATCAGATGACCAAGCTGGTCTACGAGTCGTTGCCGGAATTGCAGAATGCGCACGCGGCCGGCAAGGAGATCAAGCTCGAGACCGCGGCCACCGGCAGCCCGGTTCCGCTGCACCCCGGCGCGATCCGCTATTACAAGGAAAAAGGGCTGATCAAGTAG